In Sphingobacterium sp. PCS056, the following proteins share a genomic window:
- a CDS encoding DUF983 domain-containing protein, with amino-acid sequence MKENETTYELSEFKAASKALCPRCRKGKIFTGNTYGFKTQKMNTHCDYCGLRYEREPGYFYVSMFVSYAFTVAEMITACVAAYVITGNDNSFWLYSIVALLTVFILSPFNYRYSRVVLMYWLSPGLNYNPNIKQKEINPTSRTL; translated from the coding sequence ATGAAAGAGAACGAAACTACCTACGAATTATCAGAGTTTAAAGCTGCCAGCAAAGCACTGTGCCCTCGCTGTCGAAAAGGTAAAATATTCACAGGGAATACTTACGGTTTTAAAACTCAAAAAATGAATACACATTGTGATTATTGTGGTTTACGTTATGAACGAGAACCTGGTTATTTTTATGTATCCATGTTTGTCAGCTACGCATTTACAGTAGCCGAAATGATCACAGCTTGTGTCGCTGCCTATGTGATTACCGGCAATGACAATTCTTTTTGGCTGTATTCAATTGTCGCTTTATTAACAGTTTTTATACTTAGTCCTTTCAATTACCGATATTCTAGGGTCGTATTGATGTATTGGTTGAGTCCAGGATTAAACTACAATCCCAACATTAAACAAAAGGAAATCAATCCTACATCAAGGACTTTATAA